CTAAAAAAACAGAAGTTGCTCTTTGATAACATCACAAATTCCACGGTTCTCTTCAAGGTACTACATATGCAATGCATGCATAGGCTTGTTCCCTATATATAGAGGTGgagaatgataatgaataaaaacattACACTTGATGCCATAACAATTTCATCAAGGACCATTGTTTTGATGTGGGaagcagtcccccccccccccccccacccgaaaaaagtagaagaaaaaaatattgaggGTGACCCGCGGAGCTCCTTTATAGGCGCTGCATTCCACAATGTGGCTCCAGAATGTGACTCCACAAAATGAAAAACTACGTTCAACAGTCTTCGTTTTGACAAGTGGCATCTAGAGCACAGATGTATTCATGGCAGGGAGTAGTTCAGTATTTGAACATCGGAAAGAGTGTAATTTAATCTTATGATATAGAATATTGATCGAAAGAATCATGTGAACATTTCAAATGTGATTTTTCTGTCAGTGGGCAAACTAATGCAAAATTGCCTTGCCTGCTTGCCCAATTGCTTAAAGCACaatattgttttgaaagtgCTGAGGTCTTGATTTTTATTAACcgtattcacatttacaaaggAAATTTATCAACAAAAAGCCCGATTCTTTGCTTCCCATGTTCTAAAATTTTGCAACGTGAAAAACAATATAACTGAGAGATTCAAACACTGCAGCAGATTGCTGACATACTCGGTAGATCAATATCTATGTGATGTCGATGAAAAACTTTGCCTTGGAACAAAACGCCTAAACTACATTCCCAGcacttttttgttcttttctttttttacgcCATGCTAAAACACATAAAGGCTGTCCAGCTTTAAAAGCTTGGAAATGCTTTATCTATAGGGGAATGGATATCAgatatgatttatattaatCCGTGTTGAACCCATTAAGAAGACAACTTAAAGTAAAATAACTGACCGTTACAGAAGACGACCTTTCCGCTCTTCCTACTGCACCAGCAGTTCTGGTCCCACTGCTGGCAGTCTAGAAAATAGAAACAACATGGGCAATAAAACCTAAATATGATACACCATAATATTCAATTGAAAAAACATAAGATAGGGTATAAAATCAACGAATGTGATTTTAACACTAACAGGAGTGCGTTTTTCTTGGTATTTTGCTAGGTTGTCCAACACTAttgcatatatttatatttatatttatatttatatttatatatgagtgtgtgtgtatgtgtgtgtgtgtgagtgtgtttatGTATGCGTTAGCGGATTGGTAGGGTGGCAAACACGTGAAAACATCATTTCAGTTGATACTAATAAACACGCGTTATTGCGTTCCTCACGTTCTTCAACAACAGCTACTTAAATATCTCAATGATTGGTCGTTTTCCTATAAAGTGAGCCGAATTTTTCTGGAAAGAAACTAAGTTTAACCTACGCAGAGGGAGTCATTAATCAAGATAATATTCATTATGGCTTGCTATCGTATTGTTTCAAACGCAATGAGTGCAATACACTTTGGTGGAATCGTACTACGGCACATCAACTCTATACTTACACTTGTATTTCCTCATGTTCCTTCCCATTCCCCTCTTCTCGGCCATGAAGTAGTCGAGGAGTTCAGCCTGCTCGTCCATCTCGACCTCGGCGAGGGCAGCGACGAAGAGAAGAGCGGCGAGAACGAAGAACAGAGCCTTGGCCATTTTTGGTTTTTAGGTTTTCTGTGAGTGGAACATAGCAAACGAAGATATACTCAAATTACAGGTGGTATTGTAGGCCAGGGATACATGGTCAAGCTGTTAGCGGGTACAATTTAACTCCATGTATATTCTCCTCCATACATAAGATAAAGACTTTGATCTTTTACATGCGCCATAACGGGAACAATCTCTGTTGCTACTCCCTCGGATACTGCAACTGCACGGATATCCAATGTAATGTACGTTTCTGTTGTCTGTGTgtcattgtatttatttatggATCGCCTAAGTCTAAAAAAGGAGGCAGTCGAGTTGATTGTTGAGAGGTTGTGCGTAGCAGTACTATTATCCTGTTAAATGTGTTTTATGTCTGTACACTGCATGACGACGGCCAGTCTGCATGTGTACTTCCAGATTGATTTTGCGTCGcaataaaaatgattgatttagATTATGTGTTTATAATATCTTTAATGTTGACTTGTTGTTGCCTCAAGATGATCACCGTGAGACATTTACACTCTGCTCTGTTGTCTCGAACATTGTagccttctttctttttctagtaaaagaaaacatatgTTCCCTCTTTCTTCAATTGTTCTTGTGACACTTGGATACGGCAGCAAAGTATCTATTGCAAACAGCGTTAATGCCCATGTCCTTTTGAGAGGAGTTTACTTGGCGTTTGTGTGGCCAACAATCACTGTAATTAGATTTAATATTCTATTAGGTATTTGTGTGGACATTTGGTATTAGATTCAATATTCTATAACAGTCAGCTCCTTGGTGCTCAACCGTTTGCCTTCAGCTGAAAATctttattttcagaaaataaacAGCGGCAGAGGTGTGCTGTCAATAGTTAGAAAGAGGATTAATAAGAAAAGGTCGACACTTACCGGTTGGAGACTGAGGGTGCTTGTTGGATGATCTATCTTCTGGGAGCTCGATGTACAATATCTGCAATGTCATCTGCTGTATTTATAAGAAAATCTTCCTCACATCATCATGCAGTGTTTGAAGCTATTAGAGCATGGATCTTCTGAAGATACTTTTAAGTCTGTCGTTATCATTGGTAACTGCTCTGTCTAAGACGTCACTAATATTTTAACGAAGTGGTCCTGTGATAGCGGTTAATCAGAGTGTGCTCACCTCATCTATTTGTTAGCAATTTGATGGTAAAGACGGAAAAACGGGTCATGTATGGGGCGTCCTACCAGGTCAAGCTGTCATTGTATGGTTGACGAAACTAACATATTGAGGAAGCTGCCGATTATCACTAGGCCCACCTGTTATTGTTTAATCGTCAAGTCGCTTTTCATTCTTGTTAACACTTTGAGGTTCGCTATTgtttaaaatgcaatatttttcatgaccattattttgctttattaaatgctttatatgtgtgtgtgtttttttatggcTGGCTTGAATCTTGAAAAGTCGCCCAGTAGTGTGATCTGATGTGTCAGATGATACAATATCTCGTTAAATATCTTTAGCAAAGGCAGGATCGCTGCATGTTGGTATGAATACCGGATTCCGGTTCAAAAGTGTAGGGCTTTTCATATTCCTTATATTCAAGTAAACTGTCGGTTGCCATACCAATTAAATGATCATCAGTGACACTAAGTACACGATTAGTAATCATCATTTATCAGTAACTTTTCAGAGAATTGATGCAGTTGACAACTTTTGCTTACTCGAAATGATGACTGTGTAATAATCGTCATCTCCTAGAGTTTGTCAAGTTGTTCGTCTGTCCCTCTCCCAATATACATATTGTCGGGGTAGGAAATAAAATAATGGACGAGAAATTTATAAGAAGTATACTCCTGACGCCATGAAGATGCTTGTCATCTGGTGCATTAAAATCCTTGGTGGATGTTTTTTGAAGCCTAAGATATGACACTGATACTGACACTGATATCTCCATTATTCCATACTGCAAAGGATATCATGTACATATCCCCCTAAGTTTAAAAAAGGGACAATGATTGTATAATATCACATGCCAATATTCTCTCCGTACAGAAGTTAAAATCTTTGGGAAGATAATTATAACACACGCTCTTTAACTGTGGAAATAAAGTTTGATAGTGAAATGAAGGGAGGTCGGCTGGTGGTCAGAATGGTTCACCGACGACGGCATCTTTGATCAAAGAAAACAGCTTGAGGTGGTCAGGTGGTCATAGGTGACCGATTTTCGGTAGCTCATTTGGTCAACAGTTACGCAAAGGCGGGTATGCTTTGCTGATCAAATTTTCTCCACAGTCATACTGTCTTATTAGTGTGAAGTGGAGGTatgagaaaatttgacgaaaatataCCTTCAAGAGCAGTTTACTGCTCACCATACACGTGATAAAGATTGACATATCTTGCTGAGTTTGTGTAATGCAAGCAAATTTGTAAAGAAGATTCTAAGATGTGTCCGGTTTGTCCTTAATGAGAAACAAGAAATGTCATCGGAAATTAAGTTtcaagttgttttttgtttgtaatatatCCAAATCTCGACGTTTATACGAAGCTTACTTCATCGTGATTCTATTTGACGCTATCGTCAGCTATGTTTGTATGGATTTTTTAAGTGATGTCATTATCCAACGCAATATAAAAGGAGGctgaaaaaagataaataaataataagcAAATACCTGAGTGGTAAGAATTTGATTTGTTATCACTGGAGCGGCAAAATTTGTATTAATACATTCGATGCGACTTTTTATGCATGAGCTATTTTATTAGATTGAATCAACCGCTACACAAGCACAATGGATTATTTTAGCAACATTGCCATTAGATTAGAAATGTTTGTTAAAGAAATGCTCCCCATATGTTGCATGGACATATTCAAGAAAGCTAGCACTGCTACAAAAGGAAAATAGTCACAACTAACGGATTTGAAATGATTCTCCGTGGAAAAATTATAGCATTAAATGCATTTCAATCTCGTAAACAATTACTAGATAATGGATTTCAATTCGAAGTTTTTACCAGTTGTCTATATCCTTATCAAAAACATTATTCTCGTTTCTGTTCTATGTACTGATTGTAATACTGTACAAAACAAAGTGTCGTAAAGGGACGGCATCGTTACCTTCTTTGATTCCTGAGCTTTTATTTGGGAGAAGTGAGGGGGGTGGGTGAACACTTCAATTTTTCGTAACTTATCAGTTGTACATTTATGTTCTGTTTGTTTAACCCTATTCATCTCTTTAAAGCCAAAGTCAAAACAAAGTGTTACCTTTGTAAATACGAAATGATAACcttcaaagtgaaatgaaacgaaGCTTcccatttttacaaaacacaaATGATCAAGCCTAAAGAGCTTTGCTTATGTTTAGTATGTTGTAGTCATACGAAGTATGATTACCCAGCATATACTAAGTGCAGGTATTCTCATAActagacctccggatgattttcagatttttacatttgaacaataagaatgcattcaaaatttataacaaattccaatgaacaaggatgatgacatgggcagcctcaccataagaatgcatgagaggggctcaaggaagcagaacaaaagttGAAGGCATGCAAAGAGTCTACACTGGTGAGCTTGTCAATCAAGCGGTATTGTGATGGAAtcacactgctacatttctgaaatatgtgaggcttctatatcatcaacactgttcagtgtaatttgttttaattttttttcagagtattggtttctctgcgcAAAGAccgcaataaattccacaaatctatacaatgAGCTGGCGATTTATGTACCACGTGATGTGGAATTATGAACATTGTCtagaatgtccctttaaaaacCACGCTCAATCTTTTCATACAAATAGGATTACAGTCTAGGCCCCCCGAAACTCTCCTCTTTCATCATGCATAAATCATAAGCCAACCCTTTCTGGAAGGCTTCTTTCTAGTTTGTTGTAGCCAGGTAGGCTTACCTACTTTATCCATTATTCTGATTCTAGTAGAAATGTAAAGAGGAGTAGTCTGTCTTTAATTTcctattctttattttcatgaaacattttaaaaatgggTGAAACTTACGGCAATAAAGGTGACATGAATTTTTTAACCTTCGCTACGACTGCGTTTTGATTTTGAGCCTT
This sequence is a window from Diadema setosum chromosome 13, eeDiaSeto1, whole genome shotgun sequence. Protein-coding genes within it:
- the LOC140237266 gene encoding uncharacterized protein, with translation MAKALFFVLAALLFVAALAEVEMDEQAELLDYFMAEKRGMGRNMRKYKYCQQWDQNCWCSRKSGKVVFCNGAASGDNI